The Pseudalkalibacillus hwajinpoensis DNA window CTAGTTTGGAAGAGAGAGAGTATATCTTATCGAATTCGATCCAGTCTGTTAATGAAGGAACAACGAATCCTGGTATCATTCGGGAAGAGAAAGCACTTGAGATTGTTTCATCTATTCTTGAGCGAGGAGGCTATCACCTTGTTTATCGAGATGGGAATGAGATTGCCGGGTGGGTGTTACTTGGAGAAAATACCGATTATTTTACAGAAAATAAGCATGGTTTTATATATGATGTGTTCGTATTTCCTAAATTTCGCGGCAAGCGCTATTCTAAGAAGCTGGTTGAGGCTAGTATTCAGAATTTTAAGGA harbors:
- a CDS encoding GNAT family N-acetyltransferase, giving the protein MIERASLEEREYILSNSIQSVNEGTTNPGIIREEKALEIVSSILERGGYHLVYRDGNEIAGWVLLGENTDYFTENKHGFIYDVFVFPKFRGKRYSKKLVEASIQNFKEQGYDEIRLNVYSSNFAKYIYKDIGFKELQTIMVYK